From Alosa sapidissima isolate fAloSap1 chromosome 7, fAloSap1.pri, whole genome shotgun sequence, the proteins below share one genomic window:
- the mthfr gene encoding methylenetetrahydrofolate reductase isoform X1 → MIAADQSPTMVNQRMGENVWQTSKSDSSGASNSGESSKDSSRSSTPVLDPDRTDRLRDKMRRRMESGDHWFSLEFFPPRTASGAVNLISRFDRMGSGGPLFIDITWHPAGDPGSDKETSSMMIASTAVNYCGLETLLHLTCCNQTRDTITGYLKKAKRLGLKNIMALRGDPVGSDWEEEEGGFNYATDLVKHIRCEFDDYFDICVAGYPTGHPEAESYADDLRHLKEKVDAGADSIITQLFFRAETFLNFVRDCRAIGITCPILPGIFPIQGYQSLRQLVKLSKLEVPEEITEVIEPIKDNDAAIRNFGIHQAVEMCRVLLDSGEVPGLHFYTLNREVATMEVLRQLGMWVEDPRRPLPWATSANPKRKVEDVRPIFWASRPKSYIYRTQEWDDFPNGRWGNSSSPAFGELNDYYLFYLKSKSSKDALLKMWGEELTSEDSVFEVFTNYITATPNRNGHKVMCLPWNDDPLAPETNLLRDELDKVNRRGVLTINSQPSINGKPSTDPIVGWGPPGGYVFQKAYLEFFTSSENVTALLKVLKKYEPRVNYHIVNVEGKNITNAHDMQPNAVTWGIFPGREIVQPTVVDPVSFMFWKDEAFALWIEQWAKLYEDESPSRMIIQYIHDNYFLVNLVDNDFPLDNCLWQIIDDMFEILDAPPETLQSD, encoded by the exons ATGATAGCAGCTGATCAGTCACCAA CCATGGTGAACCAGCGAATGGGTGAAAATGTCTGGCAGACCAGCAAGAGTGACTCCAGCGGGGCGAGCAACAGCGGAGAGAGCTCCAAGGACAGCTCCCGTAGCTCCACACCGGTGTTGGATCCTGACCGAACCGATAGGCTCAGAGACAAGATGAGACGGCGGATGGAGTCGGGGGACCACTGGTTTTCGCTGGAGTTCTTCCCTCCTCGCACCGCCAGCGGAGCCGTTAATCTGATCTCGAG GTTCGACCGCATGGGCTCCGGCGGACCGCTCTTCATCGACATCACCTGGCACCCGGCGGGCGACCCCGGCTCGGACAAGGAGACGTCCTCCATGATGATCGCCAGCACCGCGGTCAACTACTGCGGCTTGGAGACCCTGCTGCACCTGACCTGCTGCAACCAGACCCGGGACACCATCACTGGCTACCTCAAGAAGGCCAAGCGCCTCGGCCTCAAGAACATCATGGCCCTCAGAGGAG ACCCTGTAGGCAGCGActgggaagaggaggaagggggcTTCAACTACGCCACTGACCTGGTCAAACACATCCGCTGCGAGTTTGACGACTACTTCGACATCTGTGTTGCTG GCTACCCCACGGGCCATCCTGAGGCCGAGAGCTATGCTGACGACCTCCGTCACCTGAAGGAGAAGGTGGACGCCGGGGCTGATTCCATCATCACACAGCTCTTCTTTCGGGCCGAGACTTTCCTCAACTTCGTCCGTGACTGCAGGGCCATCGGCATCACCTGTCCCATACTGCCCGGCATCTTCCCAATTCAG GGTTACCAGTCTCTACGGCAACTGGTGAAGCTGTCCAAGCTGGAGGTTCCGGAGGAGATCACCGAGGTGATCGAGCCGATCAAGGACAATGATGCAGCGATCCGTAACTTTGGCATCCACCAGGCGGTGGAGATGTGCCGAGTGCTGCTGGACAGCGGGGAGGTTCCTGGCCTGCACTTCTACACCCTCAACCGCGAGGTGGCCACCATGGAGGTCCTGAGACAGCTGGGCATGTGGGTGGAGGACCCCCG CCGGCCACTGCCTTGGGCAACGAGTGCCAACCCCAAGCGAAAGGTAGAGGACGTGAGGCCCATCTTCTGGGCCTCCAGACCCAAGAGCTACATCTACAGAACCCAGGAGTGGGATGACTTCCCCAATGGACGATG GGGTAACTCGTCGTCCCCAGCCTTTGGGGAGCTGAATGATTACTACCTGTTCTACCTAAAGAGTAAATCGTCCAAGGACGCGCTGCTCAAGATGTGGGGGGAGGAGCTAACAAGTGAAGACAGCGTGTTTGAGGTCTTCACCAACTACATCACGGCCACGCCCAACCGCAACGGGCACAAG GTGATGTGCCTGCCGTGGAACGACGACCCTCTGGCCCCGGAGACGAACCTGCTGAGGGACGAGCTGGACAAGGTGAACCGCCGCGGTGTCCTCACCATCAACTCCCAGCCTAGCATCAACGGCAAGCCCTCCACCGACCCCATCGTGGGCTGGGGCCCGCCCGGCGGATACGTCTTCCAGAAG gcatatcTGGAGTTCTTCACATCCAGTGAGAATGTGACCGCTCTCCTCAAGGTGCTGAAGAAGTACGAGCCCCGTGTCAACTATCACATTGTTAATGTTgag GGGAAGAACATCACTAATGCCCACGACATGCAGCCGAACGCTGTGACCTGGGGCATCTTCCCTGGAAGGGAGATTGTCCAGCCGACGGTGGTTGACCCGGTCAGCTTCATGTTCTGGAAG gacgAAGCTTTTGCCCTGTGGATCGAGCAGTGGGCCAAGCTCTATGAGGACGAGTCTCCCTCTCGGATGATCATCCAGTACATCCACGACAACTACTTCCTGGTTAACCTGGTGGATAACGACTTCCCATTGGACAACTGCCTGTGGCAGATCATCGACGACATGTTTGAGATTCTGGACGCGCCCCCCGAGACACTGCAGAGTGACTGA
- the mthfr gene encoding methylenetetrahydrofolate reductase isoform X2: MVNQRMGENVWQTSKSDSSGASNSGESSKDSSRSSTPVLDPDRTDRLRDKMRRRMESGDHWFSLEFFPPRTASGAVNLISRFDRMGSGGPLFIDITWHPAGDPGSDKETSSMMIASTAVNYCGLETLLHLTCCNQTRDTITGYLKKAKRLGLKNIMALRGDPVGSDWEEEEGGFNYATDLVKHIRCEFDDYFDICVAGYPTGHPEAESYADDLRHLKEKVDAGADSIITQLFFRAETFLNFVRDCRAIGITCPILPGIFPIQGYQSLRQLVKLSKLEVPEEITEVIEPIKDNDAAIRNFGIHQAVEMCRVLLDSGEVPGLHFYTLNREVATMEVLRQLGMWVEDPRRPLPWATSANPKRKVEDVRPIFWASRPKSYIYRTQEWDDFPNGRWGNSSSPAFGELNDYYLFYLKSKSSKDALLKMWGEELTSEDSVFEVFTNYITATPNRNGHKVMCLPWNDDPLAPETNLLRDELDKVNRRGVLTINSQPSINGKPSTDPIVGWGPPGGYVFQKAYLEFFTSSENVTALLKVLKKYEPRVNYHIVNVEGKNITNAHDMQPNAVTWGIFPGREIVQPTVVDPVSFMFWKDEAFALWIEQWAKLYEDESPSRMIIQYIHDNYFLVNLVDNDFPLDNCLWQIIDDMFEILDAPPETLQSD; encoded by the exons ATGGTGAACCAGCGAATGGGTGAAAATGTCTGGCAGACCAGCAAGAGTGACTCCAGCGGGGCGAGCAACAGCGGAGAGAGCTCCAAGGACAGCTCCCGTAGCTCCACACCGGTGTTGGATCCTGACCGAACCGATAGGCTCAGAGACAAGATGAGACGGCGGATGGAGTCGGGGGACCACTGGTTTTCGCTGGAGTTCTTCCCTCCTCGCACCGCCAGCGGAGCCGTTAATCTGATCTCGAG GTTCGACCGCATGGGCTCCGGCGGACCGCTCTTCATCGACATCACCTGGCACCCGGCGGGCGACCCCGGCTCGGACAAGGAGACGTCCTCCATGATGATCGCCAGCACCGCGGTCAACTACTGCGGCTTGGAGACCCTGCTGCACCTGACCTGCTGCAACCAGACCCGGGACACCATCACTGGCTACCTCAAGAAGGCCAAGCGCCTCGGCCTCAAGAACATCATGGCCCTCAGAGGAG ACCCTGTAGGCAGCGActgggaagaggaggaagggggcTTCAACTACGCCACTGACCTGGTCAAACACATCCGCTGCGAGTTTGACGACTACTTCGACATCTGTGTTGCTG GCTACCCCACGGGCCATCCTGAGGCCGAGAGCTATGCTGACGACCTCCGTCACCTGAAGGAGAAGGTGGACGCCGGGGCTGATTCCATCATCACACAGCTCTTCTTTCGGGCCGAGACTTTCCTCAACTTCGTCCGTGACTGCAGGGCCATCGGCATCACCTGTCCCATACTGCCCGGCATCTTCCCAATTCAG GGTTACCAGTCTCTACGGCAACTGGTGAAGCTGTCCAAGCTGGAGGTTCCGGAGGAGATCACCGAGGTGATCGAGCCGATCAAGGACAATGATGCAGCGATCCGTAACTTTGGCATCCACCAGGCGGTGGAGATGTGCCGAGTGCTGCTGGACAGCGGGGAGGTTCCTGGCCTGCACTTCTACACCCTCAACCGCGAGGTGGCCACCATGGAGGTCCTGAGACAGCTGGGCATGTGGGTGGAGGACCCCCG CCGGCCACTGCCTTGGGCAACGAGTGCCAACCCCAAGCGAAAGGTAGAGGACGTGAGGCCCATCTTCTGGGCCTCCAGACCCAAGAGCTACATCTACAGAACCCAGGAGTGGGATGACTTCCCCAATGGACGATG GGGTAACTCGTCGTCCCCAGCCTTTGGGGAGCTGAATGATTACTACCTGTTCTACCTAAAGAGTAAATCGTCCAAGGACGCGCTGCTCAAGATGTGGGGGGAGGAGCTAACAAGTGAAGACAGCGTGTTTGAGGTCTTCACCAACTACATCACGGCCACGCCCAACCGCAACGGGCACAAG GTGATGTGCCTGCCGTGGAACGACGACCCTCTGGCCCCGGAGACGAACCTGCTGAGGGACGAGCTGGACAAGGTGAACCGCCGCGGTGTCCTCACCATCAACTCCCAGCCTAGCATCAACGGCAAGCCCTCCACCGACCCCATCGTGGGCTGGGGCCCGCCCGGCGGATACGTCTTCCAGAAG gcatatcTGGAGTTCTTCACATCCAGTGAGAATGTGACCGCTCTCCTCAAGGTGCTGAAGAAGTACGAGCCCCGTGTCAACTATCACATTGTTAATGTTgag GGGAAGAACATCACTAATGCCCACGACATGCAGCCGAACGCTGTGACCTGGGGCATCTTCCCTGGAAGGGAGATTGTCCAGCCGACGGTGGTTGACCCGGTCAGCTTCATGTTCTGGAAG gacgAAGCTTTTGCCCTGTGGATCGAGCAGTGGGCCAAGCTCTATGAGGACGAGTCTCCCTCTCGGATGATCATCCAGTACATCCACGACAACTACTTCCTGGTTAACCTGGTGGATAACGACTTCCCATTGGACAACTGCCTGTGGCAGATCATCGACGACATGTTTGAGATTCTGGACGCGCCCCCCGAGACACTGCAGAGTGACTGA